The Pirellulales bacterium genome includes a window with the following:
- a CDS encoding glutamine synthetase III, with protein sequence MTKTVSKAASSNGSASAGTSSRLGSTVTGSARMAAISAVTNWQPISPPLNFADTPVQELFASNVFSPAVMRARLPKDVYKSVMKTIKAGQKLDPTVADVVAQAMKEWAIEKGATHYAHVFYPLTGLTAEKHDSFLAPDGEGGALAEFSGKALIQGEPDGSSFPSGGIRATFEARGYTIWDVTSPAYILENPNGTTLCIPTAFVSWTGEALDKKTPVLRSMQALNKQAQRILKLFGKTDGAFVASTAGPEQEYFLVDRHFYFSRPDLFTCGRTLFGAKPPKGQEFEDHYFGAIPERVLAFMLETERELYKLGIPVKTRHNEVAPGQYEIAPTFESANLATDHQQLIMTTLKRVAEKYGMACLTHEKPFAGVNGSGKHVNWSLGSSSQGNLLDPGDTPHANAQFLVFCAAVIRAVHKFQGLLRAVVASAGNDHRLGANEAPPAIISIFLGDQLTDVFDQIKKGGASSSLSKGTLTVGVDVLPPLPKDAGDRNRTSPFAFTGNRFEFRAVGANQSIAGPLVAMNTIVCESLDYCASKLEAAIGGDPGKLNAAVQTLLSEIIKECESIIFNGDGYSQQWHDEAARRGLLNMKTAPEALPVLGEKGVFELFAKYEVLSERELQSRLHIYLEQYCKTVHTEALQTLEMARTLIFPAAIRYQNELASTCANLKLVGYEFDTDTLDRITELVKSLQDAISGLAKKLEHGGAANLDDEATFYCKDVLPAMAEIRKYADELEGWVADDIWPLPTYQEMLYIK encoded by the coding sequence ATGACGAAGACGGTGAGCAAGGCGGCATCAAGCAATGGATCGGCTTCGGCGGGAACTTCGAGCCGACTTGGTTCGACGGTCACCGGGTCGGCCCGCATGGCCGCGATTTCGGCCGTAACCAACTGGCAACCGATCAGCCCGCCCCTGAACTTTGCCGACACCCCGGTCCAGGAGCTGTTTGCCTCGAACGTCTTCAGCCCCGCGGTGATGCGGGCCCGGCTGCCGAAAGACGTCTACAAATCGGTCATGAAGACGATCAAGGCGGGCCAAAAACTCGACCCGACCGTGGCCGACGTCGTGGCGCAGGCCATGAAGGAATGGGCCATCGAAAAGGGTGCGACCCACTATGCTCACGTCTTCTATCCGCTGACCGGCCTGACCGCCGAAAAGCACGACAGCTTCCTCGCTCCCGACGGCGAAGGTGGAGCCCTGGCTGAATTCAGCGGCAAGGCGCTCATTCAGGGCGAGCCCGACGGCTCGAGCTTCCCTTCGGGTGGGATTCGCGCGACGTTCGAGGCCCGCGGCTATACGATCTGGGACGTCACCAGCCCGGCGTATATTCTCGAGAACCCGAACGGCACGACGCTCTGCATTCCCACGGCGTTTGTTTCCTGGACCGGCGAAGCGCTGGACAAGAAGACGCCGGTGTTGCGCTCGATGCAGGCCCTGAACAAGCAGGCCCAGCGGATTCTGAAGCTGTTCGGCAAGACCGACGGCGCGTTCGTTGCCTCGACCGCCGGCCCCGAGCAGGAGTACTTCCTGGTCGATCGGCACTTCTACTTCTCGCGGCCCGACCTGTTCACCTGCGGCCGGACGCTGTTTGGCGCCAAGCCCCCCAAGGGACAGGAATTTGAAGACCACTACTTCGGCGCTATTCCCGAGCGGGTGCTGGCCTTCATGCTCGAAACCGAGCGAGAATTGTATAAGCTCGGCATCCCCGTGAAGACCCGGCACAACGAAGTGGCCCCGGGCCAGTACGAGATCGCGCCGACGTTCGAATCCGCGAACCTGGCCACCGATCATCAGCAGTTGATCATGACGACGCTCAAGCGCGTCGCCGAGAAGTACGGCATGGCGTGCCTGACGCACGAAAAGCCGTTCGCCGGCGTTAACGGCTCGGGCAAGCACGTCAACTGGTCGCTCGGCTCCTCGTCGCAGGGCAACCTGCTCGACCCGGGTGACACGCCCCACGCAAACGCCCAGTTCCTGGTCTTTTGTGCCGCGGTCATTCGGGCCGTCCACAAGTTCCAAGGCCTGCTGCGTGCCGTCGTGGCGTCGGCCGGAAACGATCACCGCTTGGGCGCCAACGAAGCCCCGCCGGCGATCATCTCGATCTTCCTCGGCGACCAGCTGACCGACGTCTTCGACCAGATCAAGAAGGGTGGCGCCAGCAGTTCGCTGTCCAAGGGCACGTTGACCGTGGGGGTCGACGTGCTGCCGCCGTTGCCCAAGGATGCCGGCGATCGTAACCGCACCAGTCCTTTCGCGTTCACGGGCAATCGGTTCGAGTTCCGCGCGGTCGGCGCCAACCAGTCGATCGCCGGGCCGCTCGTGGCGATGAACACGATCGTCTGCGAGTCGCTCGACTATTGCGCCAGCAAGCTCGAGGCGGCGATCGGGGGCGACCCCGGCAAGCTGAATGCCGCCGTCCAGACGCTGCTCTCCGAGATCATCAAGGAGTGCGAGTCGATCATCTTCAACGGTGACGGCTATTCGCAGCAGTGGCACGACGAGGCCGCGCGCCGCGGGCTGTTGAACATGAAGACGGCGCCCGAGGCCCTGCCGGTCCTGGGCGAAAAAGGCGTCTTTGAACTGTTTGCCAAGTACGAGGTGCTTTCCGAACGCGAGCTGCAAAGCCGGTTGCACATCTACCTGGAGCAGTACTGCAAGACGGTGCACACCGAAGCTCTGCAGACGCTCGAAATGGCGCGCACGTTGATCTTCCCGGCGGCGATCCGCTATCAGAACGAGCTGGCCTCGACTTGTGCCAACCTGAAGCTGGTTGGCTACGAGTTCGACACCGACACGCTCGATCGGATCACCGAACTGGTCAAGTCGTTGCAAGACGCGATCAGCGGTCTGGCCAAGAAGCTCGAGCACGGCGGCGCGGCGAACCTCGACGACGAGGCGACCTTTTATTGCAAGGACGTGCTCCCGGCGATGGCCGAGATTCGTAAATACGCCGACGAGCTCGAAGGCTGGGTGGCCGACGACATCTGGCCGCTGCCGACGTATCAGGAGATGCTGTACATCAAGTAG
- a CDS encoding TolC family protein: MPAGSLRAAPPFAPPSSPGQASDRAPAAPPAPAGSAPAAAPENVAPGGRQAALTLPQAQSLALGSHPRLRNAAASVQAAGGRAWQAGAYPNPSVFSASPQWSGAQSQYNVYLQQTLVTANKLRLDQAAAVREVNQAQFAWTRAHFDVLTGVRGAFYTLLVEQQRVSVNHRLVELTSRSYELAERMLKSQEISRQDVLPFGIERDRARLALLGAETAVIQARRELAVAMGIPQLEIGAINGDLAAPLPRFDLAALQQTVAANHADVGAARAAVSRNMFRLARARAEPIPDLVFQGGYQRQIEPAQDQALFQVGMVVPLWNRNQGAITAAQAEVAAARADTLRWQLDLAQQVADAWSAYEIATQQVETFQRQVLPKAMESVRLQQQRLARGEGDVIGLVSSQRTLADVELAALNAQQNRWQSAIVIADLLQLERFP; the protein is encoded by the coding sequence TTGCCGGCCGGTTCTCTGCGTGCAGCGCCGCCCTTTGCACCACCGTCGAGTCCGGGGCAAGCTTCCGATCGCGCGCCCGCTGCGCCGCCCGCGCCAGCCGGTTCCGCCCCCGCGGCTGCGCCGGAGAATGTTGCTCCAGGTGGTCGGCAAGCCGCGCTCACCCTGCCCCAAGCCCAAAGCCTGGCGCTGGGCAGTCATCCTCGGCTGCGCAACGCCGCCGCCTCGGTCCAAGCGGCAGGCGGGCGCGCCTGGCAAGCGGGGGCATATCCGAACCCTTCGGTCTTCTCGGCATCGCCGCAGTGGTCAGGCGCTCAGAGTCAATACAACGTCTACCTTCAGCAGACCTTGGTTACGGCCAACAAACTGCGCCTCGACCAGGCGGCCGCCGTGCGAGAAGTGAACCAGGCTCAATTTGCTTGGACCCGCGCACATTTCGATGTACTCACGGGCGTGCGCGGGGCGTTCTATACGCTGCTCGTCGAGCAGCAGCGTGTTTCCGTGAACCACCGCCTGGTCGAGCTCACCAGCCGGTCGTACGAGTTGGCCGAGCGGATGCTCAAGAGCCAAGAGATCAGCCGGCAGGACGTCCTGCCGTTCGGCATCGAACGCGACCGCGCCCGATTGGCGCTGCTGGGGGCCGAAACTGCGGTCATCCAAGCGCGCCGCGAGCTGGCGGTCGCGATGGGCATTCCGCAGCTCGAGATCGGCGCGATTAACGGCGATCTGGCCGCTCCCCTGCCCCGCTTCGATCTCGCCGCGCTGCAACAGACCGTGGCGGCCAATCATGCCGATGTTGGTGCGGCCCGTGCGGCCGTGTCGCGCAACATGTTTCGGCTCGCGCGTGCTCGTGCCGAGCCGATTCCCGATCTCGTCTTTCAGGGCGGCTACCAGCGCCAGATCGAGCCTGCCCAAGATCAGGCGCTGTTCCAGGTCGGCATGGTGGTGCCCCTTTGGAATCGCAATCAGGGCGCCATCACGGCGGCGCAAGCCGAGGTGGCAGCCGCGCGCGCCGACACGCTACGGTGGCAGCTCGATCTGGCGCAACAGGTCGCCGACGCCTGGTCGGCCTATGAGATCGCCACCCAGCAGGTCGAGACGTTTCAGCGTCAAGTACTGCCCAAGGCCATGGAGTCGGTGCGGCTGCAGCAGCAGCGCCTGGCTCGGGGCGAAGGCGACGTGATCGGACTGGTTTCAAGTCAGCGGACGCTAGCGGACGTTGAATTGGCCGCCCTGAACGCCCAGCAGAATCGCTGGCAAAGTGCAATTGTCATTGCCGACCTGCTGCAGCTCGAAAGGTTTCCTTGA
- a CDS encoding BON domain-containing protein encodes MRRFILAAALAAAALAPLRASADEQAIAQQIAGRLKTSGKLQNYKVGVQYNEGTATLEGRVSSVQQMAAALAVAKQQPGVKQVINKLSIAPGDGGVRQTSAQTAVPQRMARTPQRGQVPRPIQRVAQLSPDCEQGGGMVGDGGSEYVGTGAPMPIGAYGGAGAAMAGAARYDQPNMPNYAWPSYAAHPNYAAVTYPKQYSPTAWPFIGPFYPYPQVPLGWRKVTLEWDDGWWFLDFKDNCEH; translated from the coding sequence ATGCGTCGATTCATTCTGGCAGCGGCCTTGGCGGCTGCGGCCTTGGCTCCGCTGCGAGCCTCGGCCGACGAGCAAGCCATCGCACAGCAGATTGCCGGACGGCTGAAAACCAGCGGCAAACTGCAAAATTACAAGGTCGGTGTGCAATACAACGAGGGCACGGCCACGCTTGAAGGTCGCGTGAGCAGCGTGCAGCAAATGGCCGCCGCCCTGGCCGTGGCAAAGCAGCAGCCCGGCGTCAAGCAAGTGATCAACAAGCTGTCGATCGCCCCGGGCGACGGCGGTGTGCGGCAAACGTCGGCACAGACAGCCGTGCCGCAGCGCATGGCACGCACGCCGCAGCGCGGCCAGGTACCGCGCCCGATCCAACGCGTCGCGCAATTGTCGCCCGACTGCGAACAAGGTGGTGGCATGGTCGGCGACGGCGGCAGCGAGTATGTCGGCACCGGCGCCCCGATGCCGATCGGCGCCTACGGCGGTGCCGGCGCGGCCATGGCAGGTGCGGCCCGCTACGACCAGCCGAACATGCCGAACTACGCTTGGCCCAGCTACGCCGCGCATCCGAACTACGCCGCGGTGACCTATCCGAAACAGTATTCGCCGACCGCCTGGCCGTTTATCGGCCCGTTCTACCCCTATCCGCAGGTGCCGCTCGGCTGGCGGAAGGTGACCTTGGAATGGGACGACGGCTGGTGGTTCCTCGATTTCAAAGACAATTGCGAGCACTAA
- a CDS encoding serine/threonine protein kinase, which translates to MLSSGLVAPTDVDLAREELRALVPFVDELAAPELHKQWAQRLVESGKLNSWQASQLLVGRAKFNLGSYRIIDAIGQGGMGQVFLAEHVVMGRMVAVKVLPRHKSTPEAEAAFRREVRAQARLDHPNLVRAYDAGFDGNVHYLVTEYVPGTDLRRLVRLSGRLSMMQAASIVSQAAQGLAHAHSLGLIHRDVKPGNLLVRDDGVAKLSDLGLVEFCTENEEGYSPGGKIVGTADYLAPESITAPQTLSPAGDIYALGCTLYYAATGKVPFPGGSVKEKARAHCQLQPLDPRRLSPELSAEFVDVIWSMMVKDPKLRIRTAGEVVTRLGPWTPQTVSAIVIPPATNPDANETSSGSGSAQVDDTQPGGVLLPDDVAGVARAPGMQAGADVLSPVPGALRTTHPISLASEETVSDGEKSAVVEGPRLIFGFPPAMLAALAVGGASAAIVLAWVVLSSLL; encoded by the coding sequence GTGCTATCGAGCGGCCTGGTTGCGCCCACCGACGTCGACCTGGCCCGCGAAGAGTTACGGGCCCTGGTGCCGTTCGTCGATGAACTGGCCGCGCCAGAGCTGCACAAGCAATGGGCTCAGCGCCTGGTCGAATCGGGCAAGCTCAATTCGTGGCAGGCCTCGCAGCTGCTCGTCGGTCGCGCGAAGTTCAACCTGGGCTCGTATCGGATCATCGACGCGATCGGCCAAGGCGGCATGGGCCAGGTGTTTCTGGCCGAGCACGTGGTGATGGGCCGCATGGTGGCGGTCAAGGTCCTGCCCCGGCACAAGTCGACACCCGAGGCCGAGGCCGCGTTTCGCCGCGAGGTGCGTGCCCAGGCGCGGCTCGATCACCCCAACCTCGTACGCGCTTACGACGCCGGCTTCGACGGCAACGTCCACTACCTGGTCACCGAGTATGTACCGGGAACCGACCTGCGCCGGCTGGTGCGGCTCTCCGGCAGGCTGTCGATGATGCAGGCCGCTTCGATTGTCTCGCAGGCGGCCCAGGGGCTCGCGCACGCGCACAGCCTGGGGCTCATTCACCGCGACGTGAAGCCCGGCAACCTGCTCGTGCGCGATGACGGCGTCGCCAAGCTGTCCGACCTTGGGCTGGTCGAATTCTGCACCGAAAATGAAGAGGGCTATTCGCCCGGTGGCAAGATCGTGGGCACAGCGGACTATCTCGCCCCCGAATCGATCACGGCGCCCCAAACATTGTCGCCGGCGGGCGACATTTACGCCTTGGGCTGCACGCTCTATTACGCCGCCACTGGCAAGGTGCCGTTTCCCGGGGGTTCGGTGAAAGAGAAGGCCCGCGCGCATTGCCAATTGCAGCCCCTGGACCCGCGCCGCTTGAGCCCGGAGTTGAGCGCCGAATTTGTCGACGTGATCTGGTCGATGATGGTCAAGGACCCGAAGCTGCGCATCCGCACGGCGGGTGAGGTCGTCACCCGGCTCGGCCCCTGGACGCCGCAAACCGTCTCGGCCATCGTCATTCCGCCGGCGACCAACCCGGACGCCAACGAAACGTCTTCCGGTTCGGGCTCGGCCCAGGTCGACGACACCCAGCCCGGCGGAGTGCTGCTGCCCGACGATGTGGCGGGCGTAGCGCGTGCGCCGGGCATGCAGGCCGGTGCTGACGTGTTGTCCCCGGTGCCGGGAGCGCTGCGTACGACGCATCCCATCTCCCTGGCCAGCGAAGAGACGGTCAGCGACGGGGAAAAGTCGGCCGTAGTCGAGGGGCCCCGGCTGATTTTTGGATTCCCGCCGGCCATGCTGGCGGCCTTGGCCGTGGGCGGCGCGAGCGCTGCGATCGTACTCGCATGGGTCGTGCTGTCGTCATTGCTGTGA
- a CDS encoding Maf family protein — translation MPPAISILERYQAAAVAEAPLDKSTRLVLASSSPRRRELLTAAGYQFDVVEPHPEAECGVCSGESPPELVARLALQKARDVVRRVPRGLIVACDTVAECHGQVLGKPAHEAHARQMLQTLRGREHRVYSGLCVWRAPVSEPLVRVARTTLVMDPLSDEQIEQYLATGLWEGKAGAFGYQDGIDWVHVISGSESNVVGLPMELLAEMLAALD, via the coding sequence ATGCCGCCCGCGATCTCCATACTCGAGCGATATCAGGCAGCGGCCGTGGCGGAAGCACCGTTGGACAAGTCAACGCGTTTGGTTCTCGCGTCGAGTTCGCCGCGGCGCCGTGAACTGCTCACCGCTGCGGGTTACCAGTTCGACGTAGTCGAGCCTCACCCAGAGGCCGAATGCGGCGTGTGCAGTGGCGAGTCTCCTCCAGAGCTCGTGGCCCGGCTGGCACTGCAAAAGGCCCGCGATGTAGTGCGGCGCGTGCCCCGCGGTTTGATTGTCGCTTGCGATACGGTGGCCGAGTGCCACGGCCAGGTGCTCGGCAAACCGGCGCACGAAGCCCATGCGCGCCAGATGCTGCAGACACTCCGTGGGCGCGAGCACCGCGTCTACAGCGGGTTGTGTGTGTGGCGCGCACCCGTTTCCGAGCCACTGGTTCGCGTGGCGCGGACGACGCTCGTCATGGACCCGCTGTCGGACGAACAGATCGAGCAGTACCTTGCCACCGGGTTGTGGGAAGGGAAAGCGGGGGCCTTCGGCTACCAGGACGGCATCGATTGGGTACACGTCATCTCCGGCAGCGAGTCGAACGTGGTGGGGCTGCCGATGGAGCTACTGGCTGAAATGCTGGCAGCGCTGGATTGA
- a CDS encoding RluA family pseudouridine synthase, giving the protein MIPAVPTILYEDNHLLVVNKPVGLPTMGVEADRPSLIAWAKEDLRLRYEKPGNVYLGIVSRLDTLVSGVVVIAKTSKAASRLTEQFRQRTVEKIYWGLVEPSFEPAAGELRDWVYAPGHRRAVRSVAADRAGARDAVLEFRRLVRLPRAALVEIRPHTGRKHQIRVQFSQHGFPLLGDRKYGSRRTFPAGIALHARRLTLRHPVRDETLSWTAPLPAYWSEFGVRDDAE; this is encoded by the coding sequence ATGATCCCAGCTGTGCCGACGATCCTGTACGAAGACAATCATCTGCTGGTCGTCAACAAGCCGGTCGGTCTGCCCACCATGGGCGTCGAGGCGGATCGGCCCAGTCTCATCGCCTGGGCCAAGGAAGATCTGCGCCTCCGCTACGAAAAGCCTGGCAACGTCTACTTGGGCATCGTCAGCCGACTCGACACTTTGGTTTCGGGCGTGGTCGTCATTGCCAAGACTTCGAAAGCGGCGTCGCGATTGACCGAACAGTTTCGCCAACGAACCGTCGAAAAGATCTACTGGGGGCTGGTCGAGCCGTCGTTCGAACCGGCCGCGGGCGAGCTGCGCGATTGGGTCTATGCGCCCGGTCATCGCCGTGCCGTGCGCAGCGTGGCGGCCGATCGCGCGGGGGCGCGCGACGCGGTGCTCGAGTTTCGGCGACTGGTACGATTGCCTCGCGCAGCGCTCGTCGAAATCCGCCCGCATACGGGCCGCAAGCATCAAATTCGGGTGCAGTTTTCCCAGCACGGCTTCCCCCTGTTGGGCGACCGCAAATATGGCAGTCGCCGGACTTTTCCGGCCGGGATCGCCCTTCACGCGCGACGCCTGACATTGCGCCACCCGGTCCGCGACGAGACGCTGTCCTGGACGGCTCCCCTGCCAGCGTACTGGAGCGAATTTGGGGTTCGTGACGACGCCGAGTAG
- a CDS encoding redoxin domain-containing protein has protein sequence MRVPKSLLLLSLAWNLGVVNLATAADNTPTVKDAMALRPVQPNVEFDVPADDKLDKCTLKQDKSEGHSGWVVRGDQGQLLRRFVDTNGDNTVDMWCYYQDGLEAYRDVDSDFNGKADQCRWLNLGGTRWGIDKNEDGTIDTWKAISPEEASAELVWAMGHRDTTAFQRILLTAEELETLGLGATHKEQIAGKIKAAAETFSKLAAEQQLVTDKSRWVSFGAVRPGVVPQGTQGSTGDLVVYENVVAMIDTDKTAGQVLVGTLIKIGDVWRAIDAPKALKPQEQLAGSGFFFDPLEAARADANVAASEAPDEGTQKLLAKLEELDKQGEQSGEFSEERAELLKQLAEQSQRPEEKAQWLRQLADMLSAAAQGGNFPEGVEQLKQLFDGLGTGEEDKALAGYVKFRYLSAEYSDSLQQPKANFAEIQTNWLKNLEQYVTDYPQSAETAEALLQLAIAQEFAGQEDEAKKWFNRIVQDFPELPPAKKAAGAIARLESVGKQLEMSGKTVDGKMLELSKLRGKVVLIHYWATWCEPCKADMATIKELYDKIGGAKGGFVPVGINLDASPESLAAFLKQNAAYRWPHLYEPGGLESRLANELGILTLPTMLLVDPQGRVANRGIHVSELESEIKKLLQPGVASDSGAENSEAPGRRARQAENEPSAPRSRSRR, from the coding sequence ATGCGCGTTCCCAAGAGCCTGCTTCTGTTGTCCCTGGCCTGGAACTTGGGGGTCGTGAATCTGGCGACGGCGGCCGACAACACGCCCACGGTCAAAGACGCCATGGCCTTGCGTCCCGTGCAGCCAAACGTCGAATTCGATGTCCCGGCCGACGACAAGCTCGACAAGTGCACGCTCAAGCAGGACAAGAGCGAGGGGCACTCGGGCTGGGTGGTCCGTGGCGATCAGGGACAATTGCTGCGCCGCTTCGTCGATACCAATGGCGACAATACCGTCGACATGTGGTGCTACTACCAGGACGGCCTCGAGGCCTATCGCGACGTCGACAGCGATTTCAACGGCAAGGCAGACCAATGCCGTTGGTTGAACCTCGGCGGAACACGTTGGGGCATCGACAAGAACGAAGACGGCACGATCGACACCTGGAAGGCGATTTCGCCCGAGGAGGCCTCGGCCGAACTGGTCTGGGCGATGGGCCATCGCGACACAACCGCGTTCCAGCGCATTTTGCTGACGGCCGAAGAACTCGAAACGCTCGGCCTCGGGGCAACCCATAAGGAACAAATCGCCGGCAAGATCAAGGCGGCCGCCGAGACCTTTTCCAAGCTGGCCGCCGAACAACAGCTCGTCACGGACAAGAGCAGGTGGGTGAGTTTTGGCGCGGTTCGGCCGGGAGTCGTGCCCCAGGGGACCCAGGGCTCGACCGGTGACCTGGTGGTCTACGAAAACGTCGTGGCGATGATCGACACCGACAAGACGGCCGGCCAGGTGCTGGTCGGTACGCTGATCAAGATCGGCGACGTGTGGCGCGCTATCGACGCCCCCAAGGCGCTCAAGCCGCAGGAGCAACTCGCCGGGTCGGGCTTCTTCTTCGACCCGCTCGAGGCGGCCCGGGCCGACGCCAACGTGGCGGCCAGCGAGGCACCCGACGAAGGCACGCAGAAGCTGCTCGCCAAGCTCGAAGAACTCGACAAGCAAGGTGAGCAATCGGGCGAATTCAGCGAAGAACGCGCCGAACTGCTCAAACAGTTGGCCGAACAGTCGCAACGGCCCGAGGAAAAGGCCCAATGGCTCCGCCAGCTGGCCGACATGCTCAGCGCCGCGGCCCAGGGAGGAAACTTTCCCGAGGGCGTCGAGCAGCTGAAGCAACTTTTCGACGGCCTGGGGACCGGTGAGGAAGACAAGGCCCTGGCCGGTTATGTGAAGTTCCGCTACCTCTCGGCGGAGTACAGCGACAGCCTGCAACAGCCAAAGGCAAACTTCGCCGAGATTCAAACCAACTGGCTCAAGAACCTCGAGCAATATGTGACCGACTATCCGCAGAGCGCCGAGACGGCCGAGGCGCTGCTGCAATTGGCCATCGCCCAGGAATTCGCGGGGCAAGAGGACGAGGCGAAAAAGTGGTTCAACCGGATCGTACAGGACTTTCCCGAACTGCCACCGGCTAAGAAAGCCGCCGGCGCGATCGCGCGGCTCGAATCAGTTGGCAAGCAGCTCGAAATGTCGGGCAAGACGGTCGACGGCAAGATGCTCGAACTGTCGAAGCTCCGCGGCAAAGTGGTCCTGATTCATTACTGGGCCACCTGGTGCGAGCCCTGCAAGGCCGACATGGCCACGATCAAAGAGCTCTACGACAAGATCGGCGGGGCCAAGGGGGGCTTTGTGCCCGTCGGCATTAATCTCGACGCTTCGCCGGAGTCGTTGGCCGCGTTCCTCAAGCAGAATGCGGCCTACCGCTGGCCGCACCTCTACGAGCCCGGCGGCTTGGAAAGCCGGCTCGCGAATGAATTGGGTATTTTGACCCTGCCCACGATGCTGCTCGTCGATCCGCAAGGCCGCGTGGCCAACCGCGGGATCCACGTCAGCGAGCTGGAATCGGAAATCAAGAAGCTCCTGCAGCCCGGCGTCGCCAGCGACAGTGGTGCCGAGAACTCCGAGGCCCCGGGGCGGCGAGCTCGCCAGGCAGAGAACGAACCATCGGCACCTCGCAGTCGCTCGCGGCGCTAA
- a CDS encoding beta-lactamase family protein, translating into MIRTVLSSLAVRLVLVCAIAPALGPWVCSALGADALPTARPADVGLEADELQAIDAAMQAYVDEEKLAGVLTLIARRGKVVQVGTYGQMDREAGKPMRRDALFRIYSMTKPITTAALMTLYDEGRFELDDPVSKFLPGFANVQVYAGRENGQIKTVPLARPITIRDLMRHTAGLAYGLFPATPVDGMYVKEQVLDRGHKLDTMVEKLVKLPLAAQPGERWMYSIAVDVQGRLIEVLSGKTLDEFFNERIFQPLKMSDTFFTVPAEKLDRLTANYGRKDGKLAPIDSPATSTFAKPAVLLSGGGGLVSSADDYLRFAQMMLNRGQLEGARVLKPETVDLMTQNHLPESLVPIGLGPVKLDHMGFGLGVAVRVSVAENEPDTTLGEYGWGGAASTQFWVTPREEMVCIAMTQFMPSTRDYVVSLREKVIDALAEPAAK; encoded by the coding sequence ATGATTAGGACTGTCCTCAGCTCGCTGGCCGTTCGCCTGGTGCTGGTCTGCGCGATCGCGCCGGCCCTTGGCCCTTGGGTCTGTTCTGCCCTCGGCGCTGATGCGTTGCCGACGGCCCGGCCGGCCGACGTCGGACTCGAGGCCGACGAACTCCAGGCGATCGACGCCGCGATGCAGGCCTATGTCGACGAAGAGAAACTCGCCGGGGTGCTGACGCTGATCGCCCGCCGCGGCAAGGTCGTGCAGGTCGGCACCTACGGACAAATGGACCGCGAGGCCGGCAAGCCGATGCGCCGCGACGCACTGTTCCGCATCTATTCGATGACGAAACCCATCACCACGGCCGCCCTGATGACGCTCTACGACGAGGGTCGCTTCGAGCTCGACGATCCGGTCTCCAAGTTCCTCCCCGGGTTCGCCAATGTCCAGGTTTACGCCGGTCGCGAAAACGGCCAGATCAAGACGGTACCGCTCGCACGCCCGATCACGATCCGCGATTTGATGCGCCACACCGCGGGCCTGGCCTATGGACTGTTTCCGGCCACCCCGGTGGATGGCATGTACGTCAAGGAACAGGTGCTCGACCGTGGTCACAAGCTCGACACGATGGTCGAAAAGCTCGTCAAACTGCCGTTGGCGGCGCAGCCCGGCGAACGGTGGATGTATAGCATCGCCGTCGACGTCCAAGGTCGGCTGATCGAAGTGCTCTCAGGCAAAACGCTCGACGAGTTTTTCAACGAGCGGATCTTTCAGCCGCTCAAGATGTCCGACACGTTCTTTACGGTGCCGGCCGAAAAGCTCGATCGATTGACCGCGAACTACGGCCGCAAGGACGGCAAGCTCGCGCCCATTGATTCGCCTGCGACAAGCACTTTTGCCAAGCCGGCCGTCTTGCTCTCGGGGGGCGGCGGGCTGGTCTCCTCGGCCGACGACTACTTGCGCTTCGCGCAGATGATGCTCAATCGCGGCCAACTCGAAGGCGCTCGCGTCCTGAAACCGGAAACCGTCGACTTGATGACGCAAAACCACCTGCCCGAGTCGCTCGTCCCGATCGGGCTAGGGCCCGTCAAGCTCGATCACATGGGCTTCGGGCTCGGCGTCGCGGTGCGCGTGAGTGTGGCCGAGAACGAACCCGACACGACCCTGGGCGAGTACGGGTGGGGTGGCGCTGCCAGCACGCAGTTTTGGGTCACGCCGCGCGAAGAAATGGTCTGCATCGCCATGACGCAGTTCATGCCCTCCACGCGCGACTATGTCGTCTCGCTGCGCGAGAAAGTGATCGATGCCCTGGCCGAGCCAGCGGCCAAGTAA